From the Oceanobacillus kimchii X50 genome, the window GATGAAGAATAATACCTTTTAATTAATAGTGGAAAAGTTCATCAGTGAATGATGAACTTTTCCACTATTTTTTTTTAGAGTTATAGTAACAGAGAATGAAGATCTGTGTTATCAGATGATTATTCCTCTGTCATAAAGCCCAAAAACAGCTTCTAAATTCCATTGGAATGTACAATAGACGTGCTAAAATCCAAAACACTTTTGAAAATTTACGAAGGTCTATAAAAGAAAGGCTAAAGGGTTAATCAAAATTACTTATTAGGCTAAGTTACTAGTGTTAGAATTGACTATTCCGGGTAAGAACTATATGAAACACACCAGTGTTAAAAACAAAATAGAGGAGAAAAAGATATGTTTGTAAAATTATTACCACCTTCAATCCGTAAGTATTTGCAAATGTCTAAACCGGAAAGGCAATATGAACTTCGTTTAACATTATGGCGGACACCATTACTTTATATACTTGCAACATTCTTATTTGTAGCAATTACCTTGTATCTTGATGTTGGGATAGGGTTAGCGCAATACGTGCCTGTTTTTTTTAAGGCGGAATTTGAAACCACTCGTTTACTTATTAGTTCGCTAATTGGCGGAATTTTAACATTAAGTGCTTTTACATTGAACTCTTTACTTGTTGTTCTTACTACATTTAGTGGACAGTTCTCATTAAGATTATAGGAATATTAATTATATATACGAGGTTGCAAAGGAGATATGTTAATGTGTCAAGAAAATTTAAAACTACAAATCGAGCAAATATTAGATAGTAGTTCTGTAGGAACGATGGCAACGGTAAAGAAGCAAATGCCTCATTCAAGGTATATGACTTTTTCGCATGAAAATTTAACGCTTTATACCCCAACAAATAAGGAGACCGATAAAGCAGAAGACATTGAAATCAATCCATATACCCATATTATTTTGGGTTATGAGGGCGAAGGGGTTGGTGACAAATATGTAGAATATGAAGGAAAGGTTTCGTTTAATGAGTCGCAAGAATTAAAAAATCAACTTTGGAATGATCGAATGAAGATTTATTTTGACGGTCCAAATGACCCAAATCTTACTATTTTAGAAATAAAACCATTGCATATTCGCTTAATGAATAAAAAGGGAGAAAGTCCACAAGAATTGAATTTTAATTAACCAAAAGAGGATGAGACAAAAGTATTTAATCAATAGAGAAATCCGAATGAATGGGTATTGAAAATCCGCTTCAGAAATATACTGCGCTTATTTTAGCTATCATTCGTCTTTTGACCAAATATTTTCGTTATGTCTCATCCTCTTTTGGTGTGTCAATATAGTCAGATTAAGTCATTTTATTTCATAATTTTTACTACTTAAATAGTAGTTAGTAATAATTATACGTAATCTTCGTTCGCTTATCTCTTCCATCCATGCCGTTTACATGGAGCAGTAGTAAGACTAACATTGCTACAAGAAAAGTAAAGCAAGCTACTGATAAGAATAATCCAGTTCTAGACCAATCCATTAACCAGCCAAATAATAAAGGTCCAAGAGCAACACCGATATATCTTACTGAGCCATATAGTGAAGTAATAAAACCTCTTTTTTCTTTTCCAACAGCACCGGCAATCATTGTATTTACACAAGGTAAAACTAAACCCGCTCCGATACTGCTAAAACATAATGCGAATATAAACCATATTAATGGTTCGATCCAAACTAAAGACAAATAGGATGCTGTCATTAATATAAACCCAATTACAGCTAAGCGCTTCATTTTTACAAAATTCTTTCCAATTATACTCCCTGTACGATAGGAAGTGGTAACCAAGACGAGTAGTGGAATAGCAAGAATAAGTCCCTTCCATACTCCAGTAATATGATCCTCTGTTTCTAGTTTATCGGATAAGTAAAAAAGAATACCGAAGATAGTAAGTAAACACGTTCCGCCCGCTAGATATACAGTAAATAACCATCGTCCTTCCTGTTTAAATACCAAAAACAGACCTTTAACGTATTGATTAAAAGGAGGTGGAGTTTGTCTATTTCTTCTTTCCTTAATTAAAAAGAAAACCAGTATCGCACAGAGAAAACTAATCACAGGAAATGTAAAAAATACAAAATACCATGTAATAAGCGCAAAAGCAGCACCAATAATAGGAGATAGTACCTTTCCAAGTTCATTAGATGCTTCATAAATCCCTAACATTTTGCTTTGCTCACTACCTTTAAAAAGATCTCCGATTAATGCCATGGCAATCGGAAACGTCCCTGCAGCTCCAATACCTTGAATAATTCTACCGATTAATAACCATATAAAAGCATTTGAAAAAAACGCAGCACCTATTCCGGCTAACAATCCACCAGCACCAAAAATAACTAAGGAAGGTACGATAATCGCCTTTCTAGAAAAGCGATCTGATAGGTAGCCTGCTGCAGGAATACAAATAGCCGCTGCTATAGAAAAAAGAGTGATGGTTAAGCTAACTTGAATATTGTTTAAGTTTAAGGCTTCTTTCATTTCAGGTAGTATTGGAATTAATGTTGAATTACCGAGAGTGGTAATAAAAGGT encodes:
- a CDS encoding DUF2254 family protein, with the translated sequence MFVKLLPPSIRKYLQMSKPERQYELRLTLWRTPLLYILATFLFVAITLYLDVGIGLAQYVPVFFKAEFETTRLLISSLIGGILTLSAFTLNSLLVVLTTFSGQFSLRL
- a CDS encoding pyridoxamine 5'-phosphate oxidase family protein; translated protein: MCQENLKLQIEQILDSSSVGTMATVKKQMPHSRYMTFSHENLTLYTPTNKETDKAEDIEINPYTHIILGYEGEGVGDKYVEYEGKVSFNESQELKNQLWNDRMKIYFDGPNDPNLTILEIKPLHIRLMNKKGESPQELNFN
- a CDS encoding MFS transporter, yielding MGKNHTGAAILSLGSIPFITTLGNSTLIPILPEMKEALNLNNIQVSLTITLFSIAAAICIPAAGYLSDRFSRKAIIVPSLVIFGAGGLLAGIGAAFFSNAFIWLLIGRIIQGIGAAGTFPIAMALIGDLFKGSEQSKMLGIYEASNELGKVLSPIIGAAFALITWYFVFFTFPVISFLCAILVFFLIKERRNRQTPPPFNQYVKGLFLVFKQEGRWLFTVYLAGGTCLLTIFGILFYLSDKLETEDHITGVWKGLILAIPLLVLVTTSYRTGSIIGKNFVKMKRLAVIGFILMTASYLSLVWIEPLIWFIFALCFSSIGAGLVLPCVNTMIAGAVGKEKRGFITSLYGSVRYIGVALGPLLFGWLMDWSRTGLFLSVACFTFLVAMLVLLLLHVNGMDGRDKRTKITYNYY